ATTTTTTCCATATCTGCATTTTTTAGATAATCAGCAAATACTGTCTCCAAATCTTCTTGAGTATAGCCGCAGATATTCCCGTATCTCTCATTTAAAGATATGTCTGTCAGCATATTAAGACCGCTGAATATTGAGGCCTTAGAAAATTTGCTAACTCCTGTTAAAAAAGTAAACCTTATATAAGCATCACTGCCTTTGATTACAGAGTATAAACCTTTGATAAATTCTCTGTGTAGCTTAGCTTGCTCTAAATCTTCAATAACATCAAGGATAGGCTTGTCATATTCATCTACTAAGATTACTACTTTTTGATTGTATTTTTTATAAGCTTCTTTAATAAGTCTTTCAAAGCAGATTATCAAATCCAGTTCATCTTCACATTTAACTTGTAACCTTTCCTGATTATCCTTCAAAATCTCTTTTAATTTTTGCTCCAGGTCATTTATGGTTCTATTCTTACCATCCCAGCTTATTTTGATAACTGGATATTTCTCTTCCCAATTCCATTTATCATAAATGTAAAGCCCTTTAAAAAGCTCTTTATTGCCTTCAAATAGTTCCTTTAAGGTATCAAGAAACAACGATTTACCAAATCTTCTAGGGCGGGATAAGAAGACATAAGAAAACTCATTTATAAGATTATAGGCTATTTCCGTTTTATCTACATAGACATAATCGCCTTCAATAATTTTACTAAATGTCTGTATCCCAATAGGTAACTTTTTCATATTAAAATAATATTGGCTTGAGTAATTGTTGTCAACAGATTTTATTTTGAGTTATGCAGGGATTGAGGGAGTTAAATAAATGGAGA
The sequence above is drawn from the Deferrivibrio essentukiensis genome and encodes:
- a CDS encoding AAA family ATPase, with translation MKKLPIGIQTFSKIIEGDYVYVDKTEIAYNLINEFSYVFLSRPRRFGKSLFLDTLKELFEGNKELFKGLYIYDKWNWEEKYPVIKISWDGKNRTINDLEQKLKEILKDNQERLQVKCEDELDLIICFERLIKEAYKKYNQKVVILVDEYDKPILDVIEDLEQAKLHREFIKGLYSVIKGSDAYIRFTFLTGVSKFSKASIFSGLNMLTDISLNERYGNICGYTQEDLETVFADYLKNADMEKIKEWYNGYNFLKDNVYNPFDILQFIANGFKFKNYWFSTGTPTFLIKLIEKNKYFLPKLSDLIVDEKLVDSFDIENIDIEVILYQSGYLTISEVRETPFETIEYKLSIPNKEVKISLNDFIIKYLLN